A single Tenacibaculum sp. Bg11-29 DNA region contains:
- a CDS encoding type III pantothenate kinase has translation MNLIIDVGNTRVKVAVFELNRIKEVFTFKRLKIIPELKKIMNNFSVSASIISSVVTFSDKTQQELVRLLNPIFLNSETKVPFNNLYESPKTLGVDRIALISAAIIKYPNKNVLVIDAGTCMTFDFVNKEKEYLGGAISPGIVMRYKALNSFTSKLPLLETKEISSFIGVNTNTSIHSGVINGVCNEIAGVINQYKSKYKDLTIVLTGGDTYFLAKQLKSGIFAHPNFVLEGLHTVLTYNLAND, from the coding sequence ATGAATTTAATTATCGATGTAGGTAATACTAGAGTTAAAGTAGCTGTTTTTGAATTAAATAGAATTAAAGAAGTTTTCACTTTTAAGAGGTTAAAAATTATACCAGAATTAAAAAAAATAATGAATAATTTTTCTGTTTCGGCTTCCATTATCTCTTCTGTGGTAACTTTTTCAGATAAAACGCAGCAAGAATTAGTTCGTTTATTGAATCCAATATTCCTGAATAGTGAAACTAAAGTTCCTTTTAATAATTTATACGAATCACCAAAAACATTAGGAGTTGATCGAATAGCATTGATTTCAGCAGCAATAATAAAATACCCAAATAAAAATGTTTTAGTTATTGATGCAGGTACTTGTATGACTTTTGATTTTGTTAATAAAGAAAAAGAGTATCTAGGAGGAGCAATATCACCAGGGATAGTAATGAGATATAAAGCATTAAATAGCTTTACATCAAAATTACCATTGTTAGAAACAAAAGAAATTTCTAGTTTTATCGGAGTTAATACAAATACGTCAATACACTCTGGAGTTATAAACGGTGTATGTAATGAAATAGCGGGGGTTATTAATCAATATAAGTCTAAGTATAAGGATTTAACAATAGTTTTAACAGGAGGAGACACATATTTCTTGGCTAAACAATTAAAAAGTGGCATATTTGCCCATCCAAATTTTGTTTTGGAAGGATTACATACAGTTTTGACATACAATTTAGCGAATGATTAA